The following coding sequences lie in one Flavobacterium sediminis genomic window:
- a CDS encoding phosphatidate cytidylyltransferase, with protein sequence MNETLKRGITGAVYVTLLLSCVLYSKESFYLLFGFFLLVAVFEFCRLVSINKWIPLVSSLLIYSFFYNATFNPILDSIITGFTIAISIRLLRFLFNENAQELSIFSKYYYLFGYVIFPFVLLTKVPLGASGYNPKILISIIVLIWTNDTFAYLIGKNFGKRKLFPSISPKKTIEGFIAGILFSIICGYFLAKFYIHTKQFYFWIIIALIVSIFSTLGDLIESKFKRIAGVKDSGKIMPGHGGILDRLDSIIFVVPFIYLFYLILNILKSYVS encoded by the coding sequence ATGAATGAAACTTTAAAAAGAGGCATTACCGGTGCTGTTTATGTTACCTTACTTTTAAGTTGCGTTTTGTACTCAAAAGAAAGCTTCTATTTATTGTTCGGTTTTTTTTTACTCGTAGCCGTTTTTGAATTTTGCCGATTAGTCTCTATCAACAAATGGATTCCTTTAGTATCATCATTGCTCATTTATAGTTTTTTCTATAATGCAACGTTCAATCCTATACTAGATTCTATCATAACCGGTTTTACAATAGCAATATCCATTCGCTTATTACGATTCCTATTCAATGAAAATGCTCAGGAATTATCCATTTTCTCTAAATACTATTATCTGTTCGGATATGTTATTTTCCCTTTTGTGTTGTTGACCAAAGTACCTTTGGGTGCCAGTGGGTACAACCCGAAAATATTAATTTCGATTATTGTTTTGATCTGGACCAATGACACTTTTGCATACCTGATCGGAAAAAATTTCGGAAAAAGAAAATTATTTCCTAGTATTTCACCTAAAAAGACTATTGAAGGATTTATTGCCGGTATCCTGTTCTCAATCATATGCGGTTATTTTTTGGCAAAATTCTACATACATACCAAACAATTCTACTTTTGGATCATTATAGCTTTAATTGTTAGTATTTTCAGTACTTTAGGCGACTTAATCGAATCAAAATTTAAACGTATCGCCGGAGTAAAAGACAGTGGTAAAATAATGCCGGGACACGGAGGTATACTAGATCGACTAGATAGTATTATATTTGTAGTCCCGTTTATATATTTATTTTATTTAATTTTAAATATTTTAAAAAGTTATGTTTCATAA
- a CDS encoding biotin--[acetyl-CoA-carboxylase] ligase, with protein sequence MNIIKLNATASTNIFLKEMALHNEVDNLTVVVTEDQFKGKGQRGNGWSSEKGKNLTFSVFLKDFVQQHHDLFLLNIIVPLCVIEALKKFDIPNVKVKWPNDILSGNKKIAGILVENFFRSNGSIYSVIGIGLNVNQDHFPHLPQAASLKMIKDRTFSKEEILLAIMEQMQSFFSDSVELNEDEIWNKYHDFLFRKGVPTVFESAESGKFMGIIQEVNREGKLCIQLEDDSVRTFDVKEVKMYY encoded by the coding sequence ATGAATATCATCAAACTCAATGCCACAGCTTCGACTAATATTTTTTTAAAAGAGATGGCTCTTCATAATGAAGTAGATAATTTAACGGTTGTGGTTACGGAAGATCAGTTTAAAGGAAAAGGACAGCGAGGTAACGGTTGGTCTTCTGAAAAAGGTAAGAACCTTACATTCAGTGTGTTTTTGAAAGATTTTGTACAGCAACATCACGATCTGTTTCTGTTGAATATTATAGTCCCGCTATGTGTGATTGAGGCACTAAAAAAGTTTGACATACCGAATGTTAAAGTAAAGTGGCCAAACGACATTTTGTCAGGGAATAAGAAAATTGCCGGTATCTTGGTTGAAAATTTTTTCAGAAGTAATGGCAGTATATATTCTGTAATAGGAATAGGATTGAATGTAAATCAGGATCATTTTCCTCATTTGCCACAAGCAGCTTCTTTAAAAATGATTAAGGATAGAACGTTTTCTAAAGAAGAAATATTACTAGCAATCATGGAGCAAATGCAGTCTTTTTTTTCAGATTCTGTAGAACTGAATGAGGATGAGATCTGGAACAAATACCACGATTTTCTGTTTAGAAAAGGAGTTCCTACTGTATTTGAGAGCGCTGAATCAGGTAAATTTATGGGGATTATACAGGAGGTGAACAGAGAAGGAAAGTTGTGTATACAGCTTGAAGATGATTCTGTGAGAACTTTTGATGTGAAAGAAGTTAAAATGTACTATTAA
- the ftsH gene encoding ATP-dependent zinc metalloprotease FtsH — MAEDNKNKNNNNKNNQGFNFKFNPWIFYGFFISIFIIIFVFGNGLNFNNPRPISLSKFYQYLDSNQVDKVSFSNTKATIYLKEQALQDSVHKLVSKDVFNKLNTKGPHYFTEIGDLKDFQETLRKALEQGKISEYTKEPESMWGELLSILLPFLLIGALWIFMMRRMSGGAGGGGGQIFSIGKSKAKLFDEKNDVKVTFANVAGLEGAKEEIQEIVEFLKNPEKYTSIGGKIPKGALLVGPPGTGKTLLAKAVAGEAKVPFFSLSGSDFVEMFVGVGASRVRDLFKQAKEKAPSIIFIDEIDAVGRARGKNNFSGSNDERENTLNQLLTEMDGFGTNTNVIVLAATNRADILDKALLRAGRFDRQIYVDLPDIRERKEIFEVHLKPIKKAEDIDTEFLAKQTPGFSGADIANVCNEAALIAARKNKKSVDKQDFLDAVDRIIGGLEKKNKIVTPEEKRAIAIHEAGHATVSWMLEYAAPLVKVTIVPRGQSLGAAWYLPEERLIVRPEQMLDEMCATMGGRAAEKVVFDKISTGALSDLEKVTKQARAMVTIYGLNDKLGNITYYDSSGQNDYNFSKPYSEETAQVIDKEISTVIEGQYQRAIAILTENKDKLIELADILIDREVIFKDDLEKIFGKRPFEKEVHSAETDINSRINNATENTEKSE, encoded by the coding sequence ATGGCAGAAGACAACAAGAATAAGAATAACAACAATAAAAATAATCAAGGTTTCAATTTCAAATTTAATCCTTGGATATTTTATGGTTTTTTCATCAGTATCTTTATCATCATTTTTGTATTTGGTAATGGTCTGAATTTTAACAATCCGAGACCCATTTCTTTATCTAAATTCTATCAGTATTTAGATTCTAACCAGGTTGATAAAGTAAGTTTTTCGAATACAAAAGCAACAATTTATCTTAAAGAACAAGCTTTACAAGATTCAGTTCATAAACTAGTCAGCAAAGATGTTTTCAATAAACTGAATACAAAAGGACCGCATTATTTCACAGAAATCGGCGATCTGAAAGATTTTCAGGAAACGCTTAGAAAAGCACTGGAACAAGGAAAGATCTCAGAATATACCAAAGAACCGGAAAGTATGTGGGGAGAATTATTATCTATTCTTCTTCCGTTTTTACTGATCGGGGCTTTATGGATCTTTATGATGCGACGAATGTCGGGAGGTGCCGGAGGAGGCGGTGGTCAAATTTTCAGCATAGGAAAATCGAAGGCTAAACTGTTCGATGAAAAGAACGATGTCAAAGTAACTTTTGCTAACGTTGCCGGATTAGAAGGAGCCAAAGAAGAGATTCAGGAAATTGTTGAATTTTTGAAAAATCCTGAAAAATATACCTCTATTGGTGGTAAAATCCCTAAAGGAGCATTATTGGTAGGGCCTCCGGGAACCGGGAAAACTCTATTAGCAAAAGCTGTAGCCGGTGAAGCTAAAGTTCCTTTTTTCTCTTTATCAGGTTCTGATTTCGTAGAAATGTTTGTAGGTGTAGGAGCTTCACGTGTAAGAGACCTTTTCAAACAAGCTAAAGAAAAAGCGCCTTCCATCATTTTTATTGATGAGATAGATGCTGTAGGTAGAGCCAGAGGTAAAAACAACTTCTCAGGTTCAAATGATGAAAGAGAAAATACTTTAAACCAGTTATTAACTGAAATGGATGGTTTCGGTACCAATACTAACGTAATTGTATTAGCCGCTACCAACCGTGCCGATATATTAGACAAAGCACTACTGCGTGCAGGACGTTTTGATCGCCAGATCTATGTTGACCTACCGGACATCAGAGAGCGTAAAGAAATATTTGAGGTTCACTTAAAACCTATCAAAAAAGCAGAAGACATCGACACTGAGTTCTTAGCTAAACAAACACCTGGTTTTTCAGGAGCTGATATTGCTAATGTATGTAATGAAGCAGCATTGATTGCTGCCCGAAAAAACAAAAAATCAGTTGACAAGCAAGATTTCTTAGACGCAGTTGATCGAATTATAGGCGGACTTGAAAAGAAAAATAAGATCGTTACACCGGAAGAAAAAAGAGCTATTGCCATTCATGAGGCCGGTCACGCCACTGTAAGCTGGATGCTTGAATATGCAGCTCCACTGGTTAAAGTCACTATTGTTCCTCGCGGACAAAGTTTAGGTGCAGCCTGGTATTTACCGGAAGAAAGACTTATTGTCAGACCGGAACAAATGCTGGATGAAATGTGTGCCACTATGGGCGGTCGTGCAGCTGAAAAGGTAGTTTTTGATAAAATTTCAACCGGAGCTTTAAGTGACCTTGAAAAAGTAACCAAACAAGCCCGTGCCATGGTTACGATCTATGGTTTGAACGACAAATTAGGTAATATCACGTATTATGACTCATCAGGTCAAAACGATTACAACTTCTCAAAACCATATTCTGAGGAGACCGCTCAGGTAATTGACAAAGAAATTTCTACTGTAATTGAAGGCCAATACCAAAGAGCAATTGCTATCCTTACCGAAAATAAGGACAAATTAATCGAATTAGCTGATATTTTGATTGACAGAGAAGTTATCTTTAAAGACGATCTGGAAAAAATATTCGGCAAAAGGCCTTTTGAAAAAGAGGTACATTCGGCTGAGACTGATATCAATAGCAGAATAAACAATGCTACTGAAAACACAGAAAAATCAGAATAA
- a CDS encoding acyl-CoA-binding protein translates to MSTKDLDTLFDEAFENANLVPKESVPQDVQLVLYGLYKHAISGRINESSSNDVNDLGEDLRNAFKLNAWMQIKHLSIEEAKQRYIDIINQLMRERGLL, encoded by the coding sequence ATGAGTACAAAAGATTTAGATACTTTATTTGATGAAGCATTTGAAAATGCCAATTTAGTTCCGAAAGAATCTGTTCCTCAGGACGTTCAACTGGTACTCTACGGGCTCTACAAACATGCTATTTCAGGAAGAATTAATGAGTCTTCATCTAATGATGTTAATGATCTCGGGGAAGATTTAAGAAATGCTTTTAAACTGAATGCATGGATGCAGATAAAACATCTGAGCATTGAAGAAGCCAAACAACGTTATATCGATATCATTAATCAGTTGATGAGAGAAAGAGGATTGCTATGA
- a CDS encoding lactate utilization protein B/C, with amino-acid sequence MSLFRKIFGSTSDTSKSNKEKEKEEEKSPYTPEVKLPIDEMFTYHFKKNGGKFIYCENLEEVSENFINILEENDWFEKEALCFDNRLNYLLDENKLPHTNTKNPAFILSSCENLIADEGSILFSSNQFKHFKPNELPTDMVVFATTSQLVNTKSDGLRGIKQKYDREYPTNITTIKYFEEVKEQDFLHYGSCHKNLYLLLLEDL; translated from the coding sequence ATGAGTCTTTTTAGAAAAATTTTCGGTTCAACAAGCGATACATCTAAGAGTAATAAGGAAAAGGAAAAAGAAGAAGAAAAAAGCCCTTATACTCCTGAGGTGAAATTGCCTATTGATGAAATGTTTACCTATCATTTTAAGAAAAACGGCGGTAAGTTTATCTATTGTGAAAACCTTGAAGAAGTTTCTGAAAACTTTATTAATATTTTAGAAGAAAACGATTGGTTTGAAAAAGAAGCGCTATGTTTTGACAATCGGCTGAATTATCTTTTAGACGAAAATAAACTTCCTCATACCAATACTAAGAATCCTGCCTTTATCTTATCGTCTTGTGAAAACCTTATTGCAGACGAAGGCTCTATTTTATTCTCATCCAACCAGTTTAAACATTTTAAGCCAAACGAATTACCGACTGACATGGTGGTTTTTGCAACAACCAGCCAACTGGTCAATACAAAAAGTGACGGTCTAAGAGGAATTAAGCAAAAGTATGATCGGGAATACCCTACCAATATCACAACTATTAAATATTTTGAAGAAGTAAAAGAACAGGACTTCTTACATTATGGTAGCTGCCATAAAAACCTGTATTTACTTTTACTTGAAGATCTTTAG
- a CDS encoding sulfurtransferase produces the protein MNPIIKVQELQEISEKEKDLVIVDVSNGKEARYNYEKKHLDKAIFVDLNSQLADIKDNFSQGGRHPLPKIEDFSEILGKIGISKHTHVVIYDDKNGANAAARFWWMLKAAGHKKVQVLDGGIQKAEQSGYPVNNHKVQPVPVADYPFTKWELPLVEMDEIRKTNDLIIDVREENRYLGISEPIDQIAGHIPGAVNFPFPENLNPDGTFLTPVQLKEKYTKLLKGQSIEHVIVHCGSGVTACHTILALDYAGLGNPKLYVGSWSEWSRNENKMATGANVD, from the coding sequence ATGAATCCGATTATAAAAGTACAGGAGTTGCAAGAAATCTCAGAAAAAGAGAAAGATTTGGTAATTGTCGACGTTTCCAATGGAAAAGAAGCACGATACAATTATGAAAAGAAACATTTAGACAAAGCTATATTTGTGGATTTGAATTCTCAGTTAGCAGATATAAAAGACAACTTTAGTCAGGGTGGAAGACATCCTTTGCCGAAGATAGAAGATTTTTCAGAAATTTTAGGAAAAATAGGAATCTCAAAGCACACACATGTCGTTATTTATGATGACAAGAACGGTGCAAATGCCGCAGCCCGATTCTGGTGGATGTTAAAAGCTGCCGGGCATAAAAAAGTTCAGGTTTTAGACGGAGGTATACAAAAGGCAGAGCAATCGGGTTATCCGGTAAATAACCATAAAGTACAGCCTGTTCCGGTTGCAGATTATCCGTTTACAAAATGGGAACTACCTCTTGTGGAGATGGATGAAATTCGTAAAACAAATGACCTTATTATTGATGTAAGAGAAGAAAACCGTTATTTGGGAATTTCAGAGCCTATAGATCAAATTGCCGGACATATTCCGGGAGCTGTGAATTTTCCTTTTCCGGAAAATTTGAATCCCGATGGGACTTTTTTAACACCAGTGCAATTAAAAGAAAAATATACAAAACTACTGAAGGGGCAAAGTATTGAGCACGTTATTGTACATTGCGGTTCAGGAGTTACCGCTTGCCATACTATATTAGCACTGGATTATGCAGGATTAGGCAATCCGAAACTGTATGTAGGTTCGTGGAGTGAATGGTCCCGAAATGAAAATAAGATGGCTACCGGTGCAAATGTAGATTAA
- a CDS encoding glutathione peroxidase — MKIKILILVLAVISLSFACKQEQNQQNTDTNKKTVTMEKPSIHQFTVTAINGDEFRFSDLAGKKIMVVNTASKCGLTPQYEQLEAVYEKYKDKNFIIVGFPANNFMEQEPGTDTEIATFCKKNYGVTFPMMSKISVKGDDMHPVYRFLTQKSENGLEDNEVEWNFQKYLLNEKGQLEMVISPKTLPNDSKIIDWIEGK; from the coding sequence ATGAAAATTAAAATTTTAATCCTGGTATTAGCGGTAATTTCTTTATCATTCGCTTGTAAGCAAGAGCAAAACCAACAAAATACAGATACAAATAAAAAAACGGTTACTATGGAAAAACCATCGATACATCAGTTTACAGTTACAGCTATCAACGGAGACGAATTCCGATTTAGTGATTTAGCCGGAAAAAAAATAATGGTAGTGAATACGGCTTCAAAATGTGGTTTAACACCTCAATACGAGCAATTAGAAGCTGTATACGAAAAATATAAAGACAAGAACTTTATCATTGTAGGCTTTCCTGCGAATAATTTTATGGAACAAGAGCCGGGAACCGATACGGAAATTGCAACATTTTGTAAAAAGAATTATGGAGTGACATTTCCCATGATGAGTAAGATTTCAGTAAAAGGAGACGATATGCACCCTGTGTATCGATTTTTAACTCAAAAATCTGAGAACGGTTTGGAAGACAACGAGGTGGAGTGGAACTTCCAAAAATACCTTCTAAATGAAAAAGGACAGTTGGAAATGGTAATTAGTCCGAAAACGTTGCCGAATGATTCAAAGATCATTGATTGGATAGAAGGTAAATAA
- a CDS encoding phosphatidylserine decarboxylase family protein produces MFHKEGGKIIFITLLVVVGIIFASDYLIAIEWLKNSIIVLAIVFLILILQFFRNPKREVDNSDNHILAPVDGKVVVIEEVYEPEYFKDKRLMVSIFMSPLNVHVTRYAVNGIVKYSKYHPGKYLVAWHPKASEENERTTVVINNRIYGEVMYRQIAGALARRIVNYAVEGMRVIQGKDAGFIKFGSRVDIYLPLGTPVDVKLGQKAVGAKTVICKK; encoded by the coding sequence ATGTTTCATAAAGAAGGTGGCAAAATTATTTTCATAACGCTATTAGTCGTTGTCGGTATTATTTTCGCTAGTGATTACCTGATTGCTATAGAATGGCTTAAAAACAGTATTATTGTTTTAGCAATTGTATTTTTAATTTTAATCTTACAATTCTTTAGAAACCCTAAAAGAGAGGTAGACAACAGCGACAATCATATTTTAGCTCCGGTAGACGGAAAAGTAGTCGTAATAGAAGAAGTTTACGAACCGGAATACTTTAAAGACAAACGGCTGATGGTTTCCATCTTTATGTCGCCTTTAAACGTACACGTAACCCGTTATGCAGTAAATGGTATTGTTAAATACAGTAAATACCATCCGGGAAAATACTTAGTAGCTTGGCACCCGAAAGCAAGCGAGGAAAACGAAAGAACCACTGTGGTAATCAACAATAGAATTTACGGAGAAGTTATGTACCGCCAGATCGCCGGAGCATTAGCCCGCAGAATCGTTAATTATGCTGTGGAAGGTATGCGCGTTATTCAGGGAAAAGATGCCGGCTTTATCAAGTTCGGTTCTCGTGTTGATATTTATTTACCCCTTGGCACTCCTGTAGATGTTAAATTAGGACAAAAAGCAGTAGGTGCTAAGACTGTTATTTGTAAAAAATAG
- the ccsA gene encoding cytochrome c biogenesis protein CcsA: MDKKIFSFLFSTRLMAVLFLVFAAAMAAGTFIEDAYNTDTARIIIYNSWWFEAIMVFFVINFIGNIKRYQLYKKEKWSVLLLHLAFIFVLIGAFITRYISYEGMMPIREGETESRVYSDKPYLTAFVDGDYQGEMKRKTYEKALYLSPVTHNNFTVKGDFNSIPFTIEYEDYVMNGTETIEEDENGELYLKMVESGGGSRHDHFLKEGEVQNIHNVLFAFNKYTEGAINVTLQNDAYFIQSPFEGDFMRMADQYKGNLPKDSVQVLFLRSLYNVGGAQFVFPEMAKRGKVAYVSNNNFKDKQSDDILMVKVKSQGQEEKFTLVGSRGKMGIPQTVTLGKLDFTLFFGSKVYELPFSIKLEDFIADKYPGTEKSYSAYKSKLSITDNEENKVFKDSVFMNHILDYRGFRFFQAGFDPDEKGTNLSVNHDFWGTWITYIGYTLLYFGLIMILFGKNTRFGDLKRKIKQIKNKKKALTLVVVSLFTLGVQAQGTHEHIPSDEKKILELLEKYKVSPEHAEEFGKVVIQDQGGRMKPINTFASELLRKVSKSDTYKGMDADQAFISMTQFPQYWFSLPVIYLKRGNDSIRKIIGVEKGAKYASLIDFFDEKGNYKLASFLDDAYREAVPNQFQKDFIDADQKVNLLHSALSGDILKVFPIPNDPNNKWVSFLEINEPTGTQLDSIKNIVPFYLDAVTKSAISKDYKLPNSLLTGLQKYQKTYGAQVMLSDKKIETEVLYNKYDIFKKLHYYYLFGGIIMLVFTILQLFYSKKWINAGTNLFHGFIFICFILHTLGLIARWYISGHAPWSNAYESMIYVGWATMLFGLIFGKSKMTVASTAFVASMILMVAHLNWLDPQIGNLQPVLNSYWLMIHVAVIVASYGPFTLGMILGLVALFLMIFTNSKNKSKIKLAIAELSYINEMALTIGLVMLTIGNFLGGQWANESWGRYWGWDPKETWALISIMVYAFVIHARLVPGLRGRWAFNFMSVLAFASIVMTYVGVNFHLSGLHSYASGERQNVTYYFYILIVVIAIGLLALSQYRKHLKSK; the protein is encoded by the coding sequence ATGGATAAAAAAATATTCTCTTTTTTGTTTTCTACCCGATTAATGGCTGTTTTATTTTTAGTTTTTGCAGCAGCCATGGCAGCCGGAACTTTTATTGAAGATGCTTATAATACTGATACAGCCCGGATAATTATTTATAATAGTTGGTGGTTTGAAGCGATCATGGTGTTTTTTGTGATCAACTTTATAGGGAATATAAAAAGGTATCAATTGTATAAAAAAGAGAAGTGGTCTGTTCTGTTATTACACCTAGCCTTCATTTTTGTCTTAATAGGAGCATTTATTACTCGTTATATTAGTTATGAAGGAATGATGCCTATCCGTGAAGGAGAAACGGAAAGCAGAGTGTATTCTGATAAACCGTATTTAACAGCATTTGTCGATGGCGATTATCAGGGCGAAATGAAGCGTAAAACGTATGAGAAAGCATTATATCTTTCTCCTGTGACCCATAATAATTTTACGGTTAAAGGCGATTTCAATAGCATTCCCTTTACGATTGAATACGAAGATTATGTCATGAACGGAACCGAGACCATTGAGGAAGATGAAAACGGTGAGTTGTATCTTAAAATGGTGGAATCAGGAGGGGGAAGCCGTCACGACCATTTTTTGAAAGAAGGAGAAGTACAGAATATCCATAATGTATTATTTGCATTTAATAAATATACAGAAGGAGCAATTAATGTTACACTGCAAAATGATGCTTATTTTATCCAGTCGCCTTTTGAAGGTGATTTTATGAGAATGGCAGACCAATATAAAGGAAATCTTCCGAAAGACTCTGTTCAGGTATTGTTTTTACGTTCATTATATAATGTTGGCGGTGCGCAGTTCGTTTTTCCTGAAATGGCAAAAAGAGGAAAAGTAGCCTATGTTTCTAACAATAACTTTAAGGACAAGCAATCGGATGATATTTTAATGGTAAAAGTAAAATCACAGGGGCAGGAAGAAAAATTTACTCTTGTAGGATCCCGTGGAAAAATGGGAATACCACAAACGGTTACTCTTGGGAAATTAGATTTTACGTTATTCTTCGGAAGCAAGGTTTATGAATTACCGTTCTCAATCAAGTTAGAAGATTTTATTGCAGATAAATACCCGGGAACGGAAAAGAGTTATTCCGCTTATAAAAGTAAGTTGTCAATAACGGACAATGAAGAAAATAAAGTATTTAAAGATAGCGTGTTTATGAATCATATTTTAGATTACAGAGGATTCCGTTTCTTTCAGGCTGGTTTTGATCCGGATGAAAAAGGGACAAACCTTTCTGTAAATCACGATTTTTGGGGAACATGGATAACCTATATAGGATATACTTTATTGTATTTCGGATTAATTATGATTCTTTTCGGAAAAAATACTCGTTTTGGTGATCTGAAACGAAAAATCAAACAGATCAAGAATAAAAAGAAAGCTTTAACCTTAGTTGTTGTTTCATTATTTACATTAGGGGTTCAGGCTCAGGGTACTCATGAACATATTCCGAGTGATGAGAAAAAGATTTTGGAACTTTTAGAGAAATATAAGGTTTCTCCGGAACATGCTGAAGAGTTCGGTAAGGTCGTAATTCAAGACCAGGGAGGAAGAATGAAGCCAATCAATACATTTGCTTCAGAATTGCTTCGTAAAGTTTCTAAAAGCGATACATATAAAGGTATGGATGCAGATCAGGCCTTTATTTCCATGACACAATTTCCGCAGTATTGGTTTTCATTGCCGGTCATTTATCTAAAAAGAGGAAATGATAGTATTCGTAAAATAATAGGAGTAGAGAAGGGTGCAAAATATGCTTCGTTGATCGATTTTTTTGACGAAAAAGGCAATTATAAATTAGCATCGTTTTTAGACGACGCCTACAGAGAGGCTGTGCCTAACCAGTTTCAGAAGGATTTTATCGATGCCGACCAAAAAGTGAATCTATTACATTCAGCTTTGAGCGGTGATATTTTAAAAGTTTTTCCGATTCCGAACGACCCGAATAATAAGTGGGTTTCCTTTCTGGAAATCAATGAACCGACAGGAACGCAACTGGATTCAATTAAAAATATTGTGCCGTTTTATTTAGACGCTGTTACAAAATCAGCTATTTCTAAAGATTATAAGCTACCGAATAGTCTGTTGACAGGTTTGCAAAAATATCAAAAAACCTATGGAGCACAGGTAATGTTGTCTGATAAAAAGATTGAAACGGAAGTATTGTACAATAAGTATGATATTTTTAAAAAGCTACACTATTATTACCTTTTTGGAGGAATTATAATGTTGGTTTTTACCATTCTTCAATTGTTCTATTCTAAAAAATGGATCAATGCTGGAACAAACCTATTTCACGGTTTCATTTTTATTTGCTTTATACTGCATACTTTAGGGTTAATCGCCCGTTGGTATATTTCAGGACATGCACCGTGGAGTAATGCATATGAGAGTATGATCTATGTTGGCTGGGCAACAATGTTGTTTGGATTGATATTCGGAAAATCTAAAATGACAGTGGCTTCTACAGCATTTGTGGCATCAATGATCTTAATGGTAGCCCATTTAAACTGGTTAGATCCTCAGATCGGAAACCTGCAACCGGTTTTAAATTCGTATTGGTTAATGATCCACGTAGCAGTTATTGTGGCAAGTTACGGTCCGTTTACTTTAGGAATGATCTTAGGGCTGGTCGCTTTATTTTTAATGATCTTTACAAATAGTAAAAACAAATCCAAAATAAAATTAGCTATAGCAGAATTGAGCTATATCAATGAGATGGCATTAACTATAGGCTTAGTGATGTTAACGATCGGAAACTTTTTAGGAGGGCAATGGGCAAATGAAAGTTGGGGACGCTATTGGGGTTGGGATCCGAAAGAAACTTGGGCATTGATCAGTATTATGGTTTATGCTTTTGTGATACACGCTCGTTTGGTTCCCGGTTTAAGAGGAAGATGGGCTTTTAATTTTATGAGTGTATTAGCATTTGCATCAATTGTGATGACTTACGTGGGAGTTAACTTCCATTTGAGTGGATTACATTCCTACGCTTCCGGTGAACGACAAAATGTGACTTATTATTTCTATATTCTGATAGTTGTAATTGCTATAGGATTGTTAGCACTGTCACAATATCGAAAACATTTGAAAAGTAAATAA
- the rsfS gene encoding ribosome silencing factor, which translates to MTKQNYSTDDLLAVIIKGIEDVKGADIDILDLREIENTVCDYFIICNGNSNTQVVAIANSIQKSVSKELKEKPWHVEGMENAEWVLIDYVNIVVHVFQKHIREFYSIESLWGDARITSIDSKF; encoded by the coding sequence ATGACGAAGCAAAATTATAGTACAGACGATTTATTAGCAGTTATAATCAAAGGGATTGAAGATGTAAAAGGAGCTGATATCGACATTTTAGATTTAAGAGAGATAGAAAATACAGTTTGCGATTATTTTATTATATGTAACGGAAACTCAAACACTCAAGTTGTAGCAATTGCAAACTCCATCCAAAAAAGTGTTTCCAAAGAATTAAAAGAGAAGCCTTGGCATGTAGAAGGAATGGAAAATGCCGAGTGGGTTTTAATTGATTATGTAAATATCGTAGTACACGTTTTCCAAAAACACATTCGTGAATTTTACAGCATAGAAAGCCTTTGGGGAGATGCAAGAATAACTTCAATCGACAGTAAATTTTAA
- a CDS encoding potassium channel family protein, giving the protein MFFFKTLISFLQDDEYRDLLITTIIIIIIGTIAYHYLEGWGLLDSLYFSVVTLTTIGFGDFTPKTDGGKIFTIFYIVMGIGMILSFINTVQHHFTIMRHQEKRDLVKQFKKTSDTLPDTKKDND; this is encoded by the coding sequence ATGTTCTTCTTTAAAACTTTAATTTCTTTTTTACAAGATGATGAGTATCGCGACCTGCTGATCACCACTATCATCATTATCATTATCGGAACAATTGCTTACCATTATTTGGAAGGATGGGGATTGCTTGACTCTTTATATTTCTCCGTTGTAACTCTTACAACAATCGGATTCGGTGATTTTACTCCAAAGACAGACGGCGGTAAGATCTTTACTATTTTTTACATCGTTATGGGAATCGGAATGATTCTGAGTTTTATCAATACGGTTCAACATCATTTTACCATTATGCGTCATCAGGAAAAAAGAGATTTAGTTAAACAGTTTAAAAAAACATCCGACACACTCCCTGATACAAAAAAAGACAACGATTAA